The genomic region CGAAGCCGCGGCGCCCCGATCCCTCGTCCAGCCGGAAGCCCGGCACGCGGCGCACCATGTCGAGCGCGGTCACCGGATGATAGCGGGCGAAGAAGGAGGCCGGATAGACGATCTCCTCCGCTTCCCCGGTCCGCTCCGCCGGGGGCACGGGCTGGGCGGCGGCGATGGCAGGCAGGATGGCGAAAGCGAGACAGCACAGCAGCCGGAACATGCGCACGGTGTCCTCCCCGGTCGGTCTTCTTTTTGCGCACGGCGGCCGGACCCGGGCCCGACCGCCCTTCCCACCGACAGCCGGGCGGCCGGCCTGCGGAACCGGCCCTTGCAACGAGCCCCGCTGCCCCGATCGGCCCGACGCCCGCAAGCCGGGTTGCGACGGCCCGTGTCCGGACCGCGGTCAACTCCCGACCGGCCTGCCGACACCCCCCGCCGTCCGGTTTGGCGGCCCGGCGAGCCCTAGCAGCTTTCTGCGCGTCGCGGAAGAGGAGATGGATGCGTGAACTGCGCGCAGGTGGCAAAGATCCGCCCCGAAATGGCATAAGCCCCGGGGGTATGCCGATATTTTCATGGGAGAATCAAGGTGGTGACCCCTACGGGACTCGAACCCGTGTTTCCAGCGTGAGAGGCTGGCGTCCTAGACCGCTAGACGAAGGGGCCACGGTCGCATCGAAGCGGCGCCGTCCTTAGCCAAAAGCGGCCCGCGCTGTCAACGCCGCCGCGCCGCTGCACCCCGGCCAACGTCCCCGCGGCCGGAAGGTTCCCGGCGCCGGCTCTCAAAAGCCCATCAGCGCCAGCACCTCGCGCCGGGCCTTGTCGTCGTCGCGGAACAGCCCCAGCATGCGGCTCGTCGTCATCACGACGTCCGGGGTTTCCACGCCGCGGCAGCTCATGCAGGCGTGGGTCGCCTCGATCACCACAGCCACCCCCACGGGATCGAGCACCTCGGCGATGGCATCCCCGATCTGGGCGGTCAGCCGCTCCTGGACCTGCAGCCGGCGCGCGAAGGCGTGGACGACCCGCGCGAGCTTGGAAATGCCGACGATCCGGTCGCGCGGCACATAGGCGACATGGGCCTTGCCGATGATCGGCGCGATGTGGTGCTCGCAGTGGGAGACGAAGGGAATGTCGCGCAGCAGCACCACCTCGTCGTAGCCCGAGACCTCCTCGAAGGTGCGCTTCAGATACTGGACGGGATCCTCGTCATAGCCGCGGAAGTATTCCCGGAAGGCCCGGACCACGCGGTCCGGCGTCTCGCGCAGCCCCTCGCGGTCCGGATCGT from Rhodothalassiaceae bacterium harbors:
- the folE gene encoding GTP cyclohydrolase 1 — encoded protein: MDEQRIRGGVSEEEAREAVRVLLRWAGDDPDREGLRETPDRVVRAFREYFRGYDEDPVQYLKRTFEEVSGYDEVVLLRDIPFVSHCEHHIAPIIGKAHVAYVPRDRIVGISKLARVVHAFARRLQVQERLTAQIGDAIAEVLDPVGVAVVIEATHACMSCRGVETPDVVMTTSRMLGLFRDDDKARREVLALMGF